Below is a window of Neofelis nebulosa isolate mNeoNeb1 chromosome 8, mNeoNeb1.pri, whole genome shotgun sequence DNA.
GGACAGATGGGCGAGGGCAGGGTGATGGGCCTAAGAGctttggggcgggggtggggggcgaagAGGGAGTGGAGTGGTGGTGGGCAAACATGCATGAAAAGATGAGACGCCTGGGTGAGGGATCCCCGCCAGGATCCCGCCCTTTACACCCTCTTCTCTCCCAAGTCCTCTCCAGGTCAATCCCGAGCCGGAGATCAACTTTCAGAAGAGAGGCACCCCAGCAAGATTCCGGGAGTCCTCCAAGCTCCTCACCTCCATGGGCCAGACGGCCCTGGCAGGGGGCGGcagcagcacccccaccccacagaccTTGTACCCTGACCTCTCCTGTCCCGAGGGCTTGGAGGAGCTGCTGTCTGCTCCCCCTCCTGATCTGGGAGCCCAACAGCGCCACGGCTGGAACCCCAAGGACTGCTCGGAGAACATCGAGGTCAAGGAAGGGGGGTTATGCTTCGAGCGGCGGCCCGTGGCCCAGAGCACTGATGGGGCCCGGGGTAAGAAGGGCTACTCGAGGGGCCTGCACGCCTGGGAGATCAGCTGGCCCCGGGAGCAGAGGGGTACCCACGCCGTGGTGGGCGTGGCCACGGCCCTCGCCCCGCTGCAGGTTGACCACTATGCGGCGCTGCTGGGCAGCAACAGCGAGTCGTGGGGCTGGGACATCGGGCGGGGGAAGCTGTACCATCAGAGCAAGGGGTTCGGGGCCCCCCAGTATCCAGCCAGACCTCAGGGGGAGCAGCTGGAGGTGCCGGAGAGGCTGCTGGTGGTTCTGGACATGGAGGAGGGAACTCTGGGCTACGCTATTGGGGGCACCTACCTGGGGCCAGCCTTCCGAGGACTGAAGGGCAGGACCCTCTATCCGGCAGTAAGCGCTGTCTGGGGCCAGTGCCAGGTCCGCATCAGCTACCTGGGCGGAAGGAGAGGTGAGGCCTGGGGCAGGTGTGGGGAGAGTGTTCTGTTACTGGTGGCTGTGGTTTGGGATGGAAGCTCATCACTTTACAAGAGCAGAGGGAATAGCCTGACCTGCCTCCAGTGTGGGGAATGGCTAAGGGTCTTCACGCATGTTACCTAATTGTCCCAGCGGCAATAGAGGTGAAAGTGAGGCTTGGGAAAGCAACTTGCTAGTAAGTGGTGAGTCCTCACAACAGAGGGAGGCGCTCCAGGGATTAGGGATTCACCGCAGATATCAGCTCCCGGAGCAAGAGGTGCACAGGGTTAAATGGGTGCTGGGCGAGGTGTAGGAAGAGAACTGGCAGTGCCAGACGCCCAGGGTGTGTACCAGATTCCCTGGGTTCTGATCTGTCTGTGCTACTTCCCTCCTCAAACCCCAGTAAGGGTTATTTGGGGCCCTGGGCACCTGGAAGGAGAACACCCGAAGAGCCAGGGCCCTGGGAGGGGACTTCAGGGGAGGGGCCTCCTCTAGAAGGGGTTGGGGCCAGAGATTGGGGCTGGTTGAACTGTTCTCTGCAAGTTGCAGAGTACTGCTCCTCCGGTCACCCATGGCCAGCTGTTGtagagtggaggagggagggctcATCAGCCCCAGCTCCAAGGCTTTACAGAATCAAAACCTAGACCAGCTCCACCACTGTCAGAACTTGCTTGGCCTGTTGCTTGGAGGGCCTTAGCTAGAGCTTCACCCCCAGCTGCCCGGGATGTGTGAAGTTTGCAGAGcctcccagccctgggggccTTAGATCTCCCTCTCAACGAAGACTCAGGGCAGGAAAGCAGAAGAGAACTTGGGCAGGACCCGTAGTTTGAGGAGGTCGGGCCAGTGGCTGCACCCCTACTtaccttcccctccttctctctcccagcgGAGCCACACTCCCTTCTGCACCTGAGCCGCCTGTGTGTGCGCCACGCCCTGGGGGATACCCGGCTTGGCCAGGTATCTGCTCTGCCCTTGCCCCCTGCCATGAAGCGCTACCTGCTCTACCAGTGACCCCTGGGATACCACAGATTGTGCTGGGGCCTTAAAGCCATCCCTcccctggggagtggggaggaggcacCGCTGGCCTAGACCAGCTACTTAAAgccaggaggtggggtggggggaggtgaggctgggcccctcccccaaccctagCTCTGGGGAGCCCTAAGGCCCTAGAGCCTTCCcgaggggcagaagggagggagctgTTATTCGAGGCTATGGCGGCCTGGGCCTGGTATGCAGGacattttttcaagtaaaaacagTAAGAGATGTGCTGTCGTAGAaacctgtttgtgtttttttttttgttttgtgcacAAGTGTCCTACGGCTgcctcagaaaggaaaaagaggggatGTGGGCAAGGACAGTGAAGAAGGACACACCACAAGGCTTAGTGCCAGGTGTTTATTTCCCCCACACGTGGGACTGCTcacatatacaacacacacagGCGTTGGCACCATGGGAGAGAACAGCACCCCTGGCCTCTGAGGGGAGAACAGGACTTTCTCTCAGCCCTTGGCCTCATGgtgggagatgggagaggaggatggcttctctctcctgccctcactTGGGGACCGAGCGGGGACCCATGAGCAAATTCCACCCCTTCCACCTCTCAGCCAAGGAGGAGCCACCTTGGTGACCTGTTTAGTTCCAACCACTATAGTCAGTGGAGAAGGGATTGGCCTGGTCCCAACCATTACAGGGTAAGGTGTAAACAGTAAGGAAGAGGTATAGTTTGGCCACGAGGGGGGCAGGTGACACCATCAGAAGCATGTGCGGGGTGGGGATGTGTGTGGGGGGATAGGAGCACAGTCACTGGGCTTCTGAGCTACCTAGTCCCTGGCTtagcaggaagaggaggggagacgGATGGGCTTATTGTTTGGCATTGATGATATCCACAAACTCAGGCTTGAGGGAAGCCCCGCCCACGAGGAAGCCATCCACATCAGGCTGGCTTGCCAGTTCCTTGCAGGTTGCCCCAGTCACAGAACCTGGGAacggagaagagagagggaattgtCAGG
It encodes the following:
- the SPSB2 gene encoding SPRY domain-containing SOCS box protein 2 produces the protein MGQTALAGGGSSTPTPQTLYPDLSCPEGLEELLSAPPPDLGAQQRHGWNPKDCSENIEVKEGGLCFERRPVAQSTDGARGKKGYSRGLHAWEISWPREQRGTHAVVGVATALAPLQVDHYAALLGSNSESWGWDIGRGKLYHQSKGFGAPQYPARPQGEQLEVPERLLVVLDMEEGTLGYAIGGTYLGPAFRGLKGRTLYPAVSAVWGQCQVRISYLGGRRAEPHSLLHLSRLCVRHALGDTRLGQVSALPLPPAMKRYLLYQ